A region of Solanum dulcamara chromosome 7, daSolDulc1.2, whole genome shotgun sequence DNA encodes the following proteins:
- the LOC129895173 gene encoding 7-deoxyloganetic acid glucosyltransferase-like, which produces MEVPHVVILPLPLQGPVNCMVKLAELLCLHQNIRVTFINTEYIHQRLVNCTDVQIRFAKYPNFKFVTVSDGLPENNPRNGDQIRKVIEGVEEVSSPLLREMVMTTTCLIVDGIFTFAVHIAKEARIPLLYFDTISPCALWTYLSVPKLIEAGEIPFKGNDLDVLVNSMPGLEGVMRRRDLPSFCRAPELDTPTIQLVIKEGKHIVQAQGLIFNTFEGLEGPILSQFRAVCPNIYAIGPLHIQMKAKLASQCLPKTATSNSLWKEDMSCMDWLDEQPNKSVLFVSIGSLATMSKAQFFEFWYGLVNSKTRFLWVQRPGSIIELEEDNINVPMELSHSTKERGCIVSWAPQEEVLAHPSIGGFLTHSGWNSTLESIVEGVPMICWPCFVDQQVNSRYVGEVWKLGLDMKDVCDRAIIERMVRQVMEVKKIEFLERAKQMSNLAIASVAEGGSSYQDLDRLIEDIRLMRI; this is translated from the exons ATGGAAGTTCCTCACGTAGTAATTTTGCCGTTGCCTCTTCAAGGTCCAGTGAATTGCATGGTAAAACTAGCTGAGCTCTTGTGCCTTCACCAAAATATTCGTGTCACTTTCATCAACACTGAATATATCCATCAACGCCTGGTGAATTGCACGGACGTTCAAATTCGTTTCGCGAAATATCCAAATTTCAAATTCGTGACTGTTTCAGATGGACTTCcagaaaataatccaagaaacgGAGATCAAATAAGGAAGGTTATTGAAGGTGTAGAGGAAGTGAGTAGCCCACTGTTGAGAGAGATGGTCATGACTACTACTTGTCTCATAGTAGATGGTATTTTTACATTTGCTGTTCATATTGCTAAAGAGGCTAGAATCCCACTTCTTTATTTTGATACTATAAGTCCTTGTGCACTGTGGACTTATTTGTCTGTTCCAAAACTAATTGAAGCTGGAGAAATTCCTTTCAAAG GAAATGACTTGGATGTATTAGTAAATAGTATGCCAGGATTGGAAGGTGTGATGAGGCGTCGAGACCTACCCAGTTTCTGCCGTGCACCTGAACTTGATACCCCCACTATCCAACTTGTAATCAAGGAGGGGAAACATATTGTCCAAGCCCAAGGTTTAATATTCAACACATTTGAAGGCCTTGAAGGGCCCATTCTCTCACAATTTCGAGCTGTGTGTCCAAACATATACGCCATTGGACCTCTTCACATTCAAATGAAGGCAAAACTAGCTTCCCAATGTTTGCCTAAGACAGCAACCTCCAACAGCCTCTGGAAAGAGGATATGAGTTGTATGGATTGGCTGGACGAGCAGCCCAACAAATCAGTTCTATTTGTCAGCATTGGAAGCCTTGCAACAATGAGCAAGGCCCAATTCTTTGAATTTTGGTATGGTTTGGTGAATAGTAAGACTCGGTTCTTGTGGGTCCAGAGGCCCGGTTCAATTATTGAACTTGAAGAGGACAACATTAATGTTCCCATGGAATTGTCTCACAGTACAAAGGAGAGGGGTTGTATTGTTAGTTGGGCTCCACAAGAAGAGGTTCTAGCTCACCCATCAATTGGTGGGTTCTTAACTCATAGTGGGTGGAATTCAACTTTAGAAAGTATAGTAGAGGGAGTGCCAATGATTTGTTGGCCCTGTTTTGTTGATCAACAAGTAAATAGTAGGTATGTTGGGGAAGTGTGGAAACTTGGACTAGACATGAAAGATGTATGTGATAGAGCCATAATTGAGAGGATGGTGAGACAAGTGATGGAGGTGaagaaaattgaatttttggaaAGGGCAAAACAGATGAGTAATTTGGCAATAGCAAGTGTTGCTGAAGGTGGCTCTTCATACCAAGATTTGGACCGTTTGATTGAGGATATTAGGCTGATGAGGATATAA
- the LOC129895440 gene encoding 7-deoxyloganetic acid glucosyltransferase-like, translating into MEVPHVVIFPLPLQGPVNCMVKLAELLCLHQEIRVTFINTKYIHQRLLNCTDVQIRFAKYPNFKFVTVSYGLSEDNPRNGDQISKIIEGVEEVSSPLFREMVMTTTCAPTCLIVDGIFTFAVHIAKEARIPLLYFDTICPCALWTYLAVPKLIEAGEIPFKGAILEK; encoded by the exons ATGGAAGTTCCTCACGTAGTTATTTTCCCGTTGCCTCTTCAAGGTCCAGTGAATTGCATGGTAAAACTAGCTGAGCTCTTGTGCCTTCATCAAGAAATTCGTGTTACTTTCATCAACACTAAATATATCCATCAACGCCTGCTGAATTGCACGGACGTTCAAATCCGTTTCGCGAAATATCCAAACTTCAAATTCGTGACTGTTTCATATGGACTTTCAGAAGATAATCCAAGAAACGGAGACCAAATAAGTAAGATTATTGAAGGTGTAGAGGAAGTGAGCAGCCCACTGTTCAGAGAGATGGTCATGACAACTACTTGTGCTCCAACTTGTCTCATAGTTGATGGTATTTTTACATTTGCTGTTCATATTGCTAAAGAGGCTAGAATCCCACTTCTTTATTTTGATACTATATGTCCTTGTGCTCTCTGGACTTATTTGGCTGTTCCAAAACTAATTGAAGCTGGAGAAATTCCTTTCAAAG GTGCAATATTAGAAAAATGA